A region of Takifugu flavidus isolate HTHZ2018 chromosome 2, ASM371156v2, whole genome shotgun sequence DNA encodes the following proteins:
- the LOC130521758 gene encoding ephrin-B2a-like isoform X2, whose protein sequence is MGRMAWSCGATVLLASIGSCLAATLESIHWSSSNTKFNPDQGLVLYPQIGDKVDIVCPRSDGSPGTKEEYHRVYMVSKSQMESCTVDKTDMLLLNCNKPHQDVKYTLKFQEFSPNLWGLEFHRGRDYYITCPSDPLSTLQESPTRFPPTRTKSKDPSAKEKDLKDRGLGAGHPGGTEGPVSGTLVWVISGCVVLLLVIVVVAVALWRYHRRHCVPETQQSAPISLNTLAAPKRDSISSDNNGSDRSDVVFPLRASDSMICRHYERVSCDYGPPVYIVQEIAPQTPTNVYYKV, encoded by the exons ATGGGGAGAATGGCGTGGAGTTGCGGTGCcacggtcctgctggccagcaTTGGCTCGTGTCTGGCCGCCACGCTGGAGTCCATCCACTGGAGCAGCTCCAACACCAA ATTTAATCCAGACCAGGGTCTGGTACTGTACCCTCAGATTGGAGACAAGGTGGACATCGTGTGTCCCCGCTCGGACGGTTCCCCCGGGACTAAGGAGGAGTACCACCGAGTCTACATGGTCTCCAAGAGTCAGATGGAGAGCTGCACCGTGGACAAGACGGACATGCTCCTGCTGAACTGCAACAAACCCCACCAGGACGTGAAGTACACGCTCAAGTTCCAGGAGTtcagtcccaacctgtggggtCTGGAGTTCCACAGAGGGAGGGACTATTATATTACCT GCCCTTCAGATCCACTTTCAACTCTGCAGGAGTCCCCCACCAGATTCCCACCCACAAGAACCAAGTCAAAGGACCCTTCTGCGAAAGAAAAGGATCTAAAAG ATAGGGGCTTAGGAGCAGGACATCCGGGCGGCACCGAGGGCCCCGTGTCGGGCACGTTGGTGTGGGTCATCTCCGGCTGCGTGGTCCTGCTTTTGGTCATCGTAGTCGTGGCGGTGGCGCTCTGGAGGTACCACAGGCGTCACTGTGTCCCAGAAACCCAGCAGTCTGCTCCTATTTCCCTCAACACTCTGGCTGCGCCCAAGCGGGACAGCATCAGCAGCGACAACAACGGCTCAGACCGCAGCGATGTTGTCTTCCCTCTGCGGGCTTCCGACAGCATGATCTGCCGCCATTACGAGCGCGTCAGCTGTGACTACGGGCCCCCGGTTTACATAGTTCAAGAAATAGCACCGCAGACCCCCACCAACGTTTACTACAAAGTCTAA
- the LOC130521758 gene encoding ephrin-B2a-like isoform X1, with amino-acid sequence MGRMAWSCGATVLLASIGSCLAATLESIHWSSSNTKFNPDQGLVLYPQIGDKVDIVCPRSDGSPGTKEEYHRVYMVSKSQMESCTVDKTDMLLLNCNKPHQDVKYTLKFQEFSPNLWGLEFHRGRDYYITSTSTGFLQGLDNTKGGACRTKSMKLVLRVGQSPSDPLSTLQESPTRFPPTRTKSKDPSAKEKDLKDRGLGAGHPGGTEGPVSGTLVWVISGCVVLLLVIVVVAVALWRYHRRHCVPETQQSAPISLNTLAAPKRDSISSDNNGSDRSDVVFPLRASDSMICRHYERVSCDYGPPVYIVQEIAPQTPTNVYYKV; translated from the exons ATGGGGAGAATGGCGTGGAGTTGCGGTGCcacggtcctgctggccagcaTTGGCTCGTGTCTGGCCGCCACGCTGGAGTCCATCCACTGGAGCAGCTCCAACACCAA ATTTAATCCAGACCAGGGTCTGGTACTGTACCCTCAGATTGGAGACAAGGTGGACATCGTGTGTCCCCGCTCGGACGGTTCCCCCGGGACTAAGGAGGAGTACCACCGAGTCTACATGGTCTCCAAGAGTCAGATGGAGAGCTGCACCGTGGACAAGACGGACATGCTCCTGCTGAACTGCAACAAACCCCACCAGGACGTGAAGTACACGCTCAAGTTCCAGGAGTtcagtcccaacctgtggggtCTGGAGTTCCACAGAGGGAGGGACTATTATATTACCT ccACTTCCACAGGCTTCCTCCAAGGCCTGGACAACACTAAAGGAGGCGCGTGTAGGACCAAATCGATGAAGCTGGTGCTGAGAGTCGGTCAGA GCCCTTCAGATCCACTTTCAACTCTGCAGGAGTCCCCCACCAGATTCCCACCCACAAGAACCAAGTCAAAGGACCCTTCTGCGAAAGAAAAGGATCTAAAAG ATAGGGGCTTAGGAGCAGGACATCCGGGCGGCACCGAGGGCCCCGTGTCGGGCACGTTGGTGTGGGTCATCTCCGGCTGCGTGGTCCTGCTTTTGGTCATCGTAGTCGTGGCGGTGGCGCTCTGGAGGTACCACAGGCGTCACTGTGTCCCAGAAACCCAGCAGTCTGCTCCTATTTCCCTCAACACTCTGGCTGCGCCCAAGCGGGACAGCATCAGCAGCGACAACAACGGCTCAGACCGCAGCGATGTTGTCTTCCCTCTGCGGGCTTCCGACAGCATGATCTGCCGCCATTACGAGCGCGTCAGCTGTGACTACGGGCCCCCGGTTTACATAGTTCAAGAAATAGCACCGCAGACCCCCACCAACGTTTACTACAAAGTCTAA